The Sardina pilchardus chromosome 19, fSarPil1.1, whole genome shotgun sequence genome window below encodes:
- the skida1 gene encoding SKI/DACH domain-containing protein 1 produces MGDLESGFEEMQGVKLGYLVIKGKQMFALSQVFTDLLKNIPRTTVHKRMDHLNVKKHHCDLEELRKLKAINSIAFHAAKCTLISREDVEALYFSCKTERVLKSNKRKVKIKPSESVRAGQVHDDSQDGFWKEKVWLSLHSVPQTFSFKNKAGRQETASRPDSNLPQIYSKSLRHDFQAVTKSASKTFKNYETTPIPGNYVAFNQRHSFFRNAVSRQPALYQSAIAAQSKLAGTADLLYKRKRKRESTGRQFWNRSRPSQQLLFVPKCCKTKTPNGSFHLDHDLYLDHPHTGSFQESCSSDTESSSFSERVNNDSDFGSSLSTTSNSGTSDEEEDESPSESSDVSSDEESSSQSDSSSVSSQVSIQSIRFRRARFTSLNTKAPLLLQPTFHYNLQQRPGAHSGTTAPNDDKGKKQQKCGFTKCRDNHGDGDALNLPKFNTSVAASYFIDSKGEGVSCTQPQFEFPNDPKTEDLTANGVKDTGPSCVNGNKAFLQQRTPGHTNKCPQALISHCAQDNETIVSTSSENNLSLASHFKREVKNSHCLRQPSPLKAIKTEAGEPISATSSSSETRPVKTPTTLLNNVKIKVESTYDEYEYATQGYAYSTKGQESETNYSHGPTNELKPTDRSSHFSKASESTAIIHRKTRSNPEAESTLNIACPVEGEYKNGARVRKNYRSLALGSKAEAPRIQARVTAGVDRSPHPAGKADSNEGSGEGCTGTNKRKRATSHGACGKKPFNFMANFPFPPSLVLGSDGDLTPAYSLNSLRNNELPHKSHPVWTWQLGGSVVPPPPSQRFRKC; encoded by the coding sequence ATGGGAGACCTGGAGTCTGGTTTTGAAGAGATGCAGGGTGTGAAGCTGGGCTATCTGGTGATTAAAGGCAAGCAAATGTTTGCCCTCTCGCAAGTCTTCACTGACCTCTTGAAAAATATCCCAAGGACTACTGTGCACAAACGAATGGATCACCTAAATGTAAAGAAGCATCACTGTGATTTAGAGGAACTGCGAAAACTCAAAGCAATAAATTCAATAGCGTTCCATGCGGCTAAATGTACCCTGATTTCACGAGAGGATGTAGAGGCACTGTATTTTTCTTGCAAAACTGAACGTGTGCTTAAATCCAACAAAAGGAAGGTAAAAATCAAGCCATCGGAGAGTGTGCGTGCTGGCCAGGTTCACGATGATTCGCAGGATGGATTTTGGAAAGAAAAAGTTTGGTTAAGTTTGCACAGCGTTCCACAGActttttcatttaaaaacaaagcTGGCCGGCAAGAGACTGCCTCCCGACCCGACTCCAATCTACCTCAAATTTACAGCAAATCGCTTCGTCATGACTTCCAAGCTGTCACAAAGTCTGCAAGTAAAAcgttcaaaaactatgaaacaaCTCCGATACCTGGCAACTATGTAGCCTTTAACCAGCGACACTCGTTTTTTCGGAATGCTGTGAGCCGACAGCCCGCTCTCTACCAGTCCGCCATTGCAGCTCAGTCCAAGCTCGCAGGCACCGCCGACCTACTTTACAAGAGGAAAAGGAAGCGCGAGAGCACCGGGAGGCAGTTCTGGAACCGGAGCAGACCCAGTCAACAGCTTTTGTTTGTTCCGAAGTGCTGCAAGACAAAAACACCCAACGGCTCTTTTCACCTTGATCACGACTTATACCTCGACCACCCGCACACTGGGAGTTTTCAGGAGAGTTGCAGCAGCGACACGGAATCTAGTTCCTTCTCGGAGCGTGTAAACAATGACTCGGATTTTGGGTCAAGTTTGTCCACGACTAGCAACTCCGGAACCtcggatgaggaggaggacgaatCCCCCTCGGAGTCTTCGGATGTCAGTTCCGACGAGGAGAGTTCGTCCCAGTCTGATTCGAGTTCTGTGTCCAGTCAAGTGTCCATACAGAGTATTCGCTTCAGACGCGCAAGATTTACGAGTCTGAACACTAAAGCACCTTTGCTTCTGCAGCCTACTTTCCACTACAATCTCCAGCAAAGACCAGGCGCACATAGTGGAACAACTGCACCGAATGATGACAAAGgcaaaaaacagcaaaaatgtGGCTTTACCAAATGCAGGGATAACCACGGGGATGGCGATGCCTTAAATTTGCCTAAATTCAACACGTCTGTTGCTGCGAGTTACTTCATTGATTCTAAAGGAGAAGGAGTTTCCTGCACACAACCACAGTTTGAATTCCCAAATGATCCAAAGACGGAGGACCTTACAGCTAACGGAGTTAAAGATACAGGCCCATCTTGCGTAAATGGAAACAAAGCATTTCTGCAACAAAGGACACCaggacatacaaacaaatgcCCTCAAGCCTTGATTTCACACTGTGCCCAAGACAATGAAACAATAGTTTCGACGTCCTCTGAAAACAATCTTTCATTAGCCTCCCATTTCAAACGAGAAGTGAAAAATAGCCACTGCCTGAGACAACCCTCACCTCTGAAAGCCATCAAAACAGAGGCGGGGGAACCCATCTCGGCCACAAGTTCCAGCAGCGAGACCAGACCGGTGAAAACACCCACCACTCTACTAAATAATGTCAAAATCAAAGTGGAAAGTACATATGATGAGTACGAATATGCGACTCAGGGTTATGCGTACTCGACCAAAGGACAAGAGTCAGAAACCAACTACAGTCATGGCCCTACTAACGAGTTAAAACCAACTGACCGGTCAAGTCACTTCTCTAAAGCTAGCGAAAGCACTGCCATTATTCACAGGAAGACCCGTAGTAACCCAGAAGCAGAAAGCACTTTAAACATTGCTTGTCCAGTGGAAGGGGAGTACAAAAATGGTGCACGAGTTCGGAAAAACTACAGGAGTTTGGCACTGGGAAGTAAGGCTGAGGCTCCGCGGATTCAGGCGAGGGTGACTGCGGGAGTTGACAGGAGTCCTCATCCAGCAGGTAaagcggatagtaatgaaggatcagGCGAGGGTTGCACGGGGACCAATAAGCGCAAACGTGCGACTAGTCATGGGGCATGTGGGAAAAAACCCTTCAACTTCATGGCGAATTTTCCATTTCCGCCATCACTAGTTCTTGGCAGTGATGGAGATTTGACTCCAGCTTACTCTTTGAACTCTTTAAGAAACAACGAACTGCCTCATAAGTCTCACCCTGTTTGGACATGGCAGCTTGGTGGATCTGTCGTACCTCCCCCACCCAGTCAGAGATTCAGGAAATGCTAA